The following proteins come from a genomic window of Laspinema palackyanum D2c:
- a CDS encoding ABC transporter permease, giving the protein MGTIVANILAIYRKELQSYFISPLAYLIACFFWSISALFFVAMLLGDEGLIQQVALMDAQGQQMGIPIPPFDVPYEFLQQFLQTIGSLSLFILPMLSMGLYAEERKRGTLELLATSPITNWAVATGKLLGVVTFYTTMILPLLALQLLALNAATPPMPLAVPLLAHFGLILLATAVLSVGMFISSLTDSTILAAIFTFVLVLFLWAIDVVAQAIGGPVGAVLEHLSILKHYTNLIRGTLDTSSIILLGSYVVLGIFLTAQSIDALRFQRS; this is encoded by the coding sequence ATGGGAACGATTGTTGCCAATATTTTGGCTATTTATCGCAAGGAGCTACAGAGTTATTTCATCTCCCCTTTAGCCTATTTAATTGCTTGTTTTTTTTGGTCCATTTCCGCCTTATTTTTTGTAGCCATGTTACTGGGTGATGAGGGCTTGATTCAACAAGTGGCACTCATGGATGCCCAAGGACAACAAATGGGAATTCCGATTCCGCCCTTCGATGTTCCTTACGAATTTTTACAACAATTTTTGCAAACCATTGGTTCCCTCTCTCTATTCATCTTGCCCATGTTGTCGATGGGACTCTATGCCGAAGAACGTAAGCGCGGAACCCTAGAATTGTTAGCAACTTCTCCCATCACGAATTGGGCGGTAGCAACGGGCAAACTCCTGGGAGTTGTGACGTTTTATACAACCATGATTCTGCCGTTACTGGCCCTCCAACTCCTTGCCCTAAATGCGGCTACTCCTCCCATGCCTCTTGCGGTTCCCTTGTTGGCCCATTTTGGCTTAATTTTGTTAGCAACTGCGGTCCTTTCCGTGGGAATGTTTATTTCTTCTTTGACCGATAGTACAATTTTGGCGGCTATCTTCACCTTTGTGTTAGTGCTGTTTCTCTGGGCGATCGATGTGGTGGCTCAAGCGATTGGCGGACCTGTGGGCGCGGTTTTAGAACATTTATCGATTCTCAAACATTACACCAACTTGATTCGCGGAACTTTGGATACAAGTAGCATCATTTTATTGGGCAGTTATGTAGTTTTAGGAATTTTTCTCACGGCTCAGTCTATTGATGCTTTGCGATTCCAACGGAGTTAA
- a CDS encoding GldG family protein, which yields MKPIEKKPRGLTKYFKYAVYLGLFLAIGGAIPGLLTGWQTVTSGLVIAGVTVLVLWLVWMLTHAEGGWNPRSAQAGTNAFVATISVLVILGLINFLGVRYTERFDLTENQRFTLAPQSQQLVRNLPQPVKVWVFAGEPERGDQELLENYRRQAPNLFDFQYVDPSRQPTVARQFGVQSFGEVYLASEDGTRQQFVQTVNAASSLSEARLTSSLEQFTSDRSYKVYVLQGHGERALEAGRGAISQAVASLQDKNFLVEPLNLARLPRVPPDASVVVIAGPRQSLFPREVQALQAYLQQGGSLFVAIDPDTNPGLDPLLKEWGIELDKTIAIDGSGSGGLVGLGPAAPLITNYGDHPIVRDFQGGYSFYPLARPLLISDVEGVESTPLLLTGEQSWAESTPEDPDLKFDPQSDRPGPLPLGVAKTKAIATTTPTPEATTPEATEEETTPEAATPEATTPEATEEATTPEPATEEPATEEEPTGREARLVVIGNSEFAIDGNFQLQLNGDVFLNSVSWLSKQNEQTLSIRPKAVLNRRISMTPQQAQQLALAAGLLPFFGFLIAVILWWKRR from the coding sequence ATGAAACCCATTGAAAAAAAGCCCAGAGGCTTGACAAAGTATTTCAAATATGCAGTCTATTTGGGACTGTTTCTAGCGATTGGCGGTGCTATTCCGGGACTTCTGACGGGATGGCAAACTGTGACCAGTGGACTGGTGATTGCGGGTGTCACGGTTCTAGTGTTATGGCTGGTGTGGATGCTGACTCACGCTGAAGGGGGATGGAATCCGCGATCGGCACAAGCGGGGACGAATGCCTTCGTGGCAACGATATCCGTTCTGGTAATTTTAGGACTGATTAATTTCCTAGGGGTTCGCTATACAGAACGCTTTGATTTAACGGAAAATCAACGCTTTACCCTGGCCCCCCAAAGCCAACAATTGGTGCGAAATCTGCCTCAACCTGTGAAAGTTTGGGTCTTTGCCGGGGAACCTGAACGCGGAGATCAGGAATTACTGGAAAATTATCGCCGCCAAGCGCCGAATCTGTTTGATTTTCAATATGTGGATCCTTCACGGCAACCTACGGTGGCGCGGCAATTTGGGGTCCAAAGTTTTGGCGAGGTCTATCTGGCATCGGAGGATGGCACTAGGCAGCAATTTGTGCAAACGGTGAATGCTGCTTCTTCCCTCTCGGAAGCGAGGTTAACGAGTAGTTTAGAGCAGTTTACGAGCGATCGCAGTTACAAGGTATATGTGCTCCAAGGTCATGGGGAACGCGCTTTAGAAGCGGGACGCGGTGCGATTTCTCAAGCGGTTGCCAGTTTGCAGGACAAAAATTTTCTGGTAGAACCGTTGAACCTGGCGCGATTACCTCGGGTCCCCCCCGATGCCTCGGTGGTGGTGATTGCCGGTCCCAGACAATCTTTATTTCCCCGGGAAGTCCAAGCGTTACAAGCTTATTTGCAACAAGGCGGGAGTCTATTTGTGGCGATCGACCCGGATACCAATCCGGGATTGGACCCCCTGCTGAAGGAGTGGGGAATCGAACTGGATAAAACGATCGCGATCGATGGTTCCGGCAGTGGGGGACTGGTGGGATTAGGCCCTGCTGCCCCTTTAATTACCAATTATGGAGATCATCCGATTGTCCGCGACTTTCAAGGGGGTTATTCGTTCTATCCCTTAGCGCGTCCCCTGCTGATCAGTGATGTGGAGGGGGTCGAGAGTACCCCTCTGTTGCTGACTGGGGAGCAAAGTTGGGCGGAGTCCACTCCCGAAGACCCGGATCTGAAGTTCGATCCTCAAAGCGATCGCCCAGGACCTCTCCCCTTGGGGGTTGCCAAGACAAAGGCGATCGCCACAACCACTCCAACTCCGGAAGCAACGACTCCCGAAGCAACGGAGGAAGAAACAACACCGGAAGCAGCAACTCCGGAAGCAACGACTCCTGAAGCAACGGAGGAAGCAACAACACCGGAACCGGCAACCGAGGAACCGGCAACCGAGGAAGAACCGACTGGAAGGGAAGCGCGATTGGTGGTGATTGGCAACTCAGAATTTGCGATCGATGGGAATTTTCAATTGCAATTAAATGGAGATGTTTTCCTCAATTCTGTAAGCTGGTTAAGCAAACAAAATGAGCAAACCCTATCCATTCGTCCTAAAGCAGTTCTGAATCGTCGGATCTCGATGACTCCGCAACAAGCTCAACAGTTAGCTTTGGCTGCGGGATTGTTACCCTTCTTTGGATTTCTGATTGCTGTAATTTTGTGGTGGAAACGACGTTAG
- a CDS encoding DUF4340 domain-containing protein codes for MKFQRSTLLLLFLAVSFTGAVYFYEVNVVPSQEAAQENQKQIFTFQEDQVKSFVLTTEERTLRFQRGAIAESREPGEPLWIMEVIESTPTPVETIPPQTPETPETPETTETTEPAPATPSIPATYPANEAYVAFLLNEVVRGKSDRVLSATPQQIRDYGLENPQATIDITLRTGETYQLVVGNRDFTGSNLYAQVDPRRGTLTAQSVLLLSTNLENAVDRPLEEWIQTPEESIEQNRSVPEPLPQEGENQQPPLPDPSQQPEPIEPE; via the coding sequence ATGAAATTTCAACGGTCTACTTTACTGCTGTTATTCCTGGCGGTCAGTTTCACAGGTGCGGTTTACTTTTATGAGGTAAATGTCGTGCCATCCCAGGAAGCGGCCCAGGAAAATCAGAAGCAAATTTTTACCTTTCAAGAAGACCAGGTAAAATCTTTTGTGCTGACGACGGAGGAAAGAACATTGCGCTTTCAACGAGGGGCGATCGCAGAAAGTAGAGAACCGGGCGAACCCCTTTGGATTATGGAAGTCATTGAGAGTACACCGACTCCTGTCGAAACTATTCCTCCCCAAACACCAGAAACACCAGAAACACCAGAAACAACAGAAACAACAGAACCTGCTCCTGCGACACCTTCTATTCCCGCGACTTATCCTGCCAATGAAGCGTATGTTGCCTTCTTGTTGAATGAAGTAGTCCGAGGAAAAAGCGATCGCGTTTTGAGCGCCACTCCCCAACAAATTAGAGATTATGGATTAGAAAACCCCCAGGCAACCATTGACATTACCCTCAGAACCGGAGAAACTTATCAACTGGTTGTGGGTAATCGTGACTTTACCGGCAGCAATCTTTACGCCCAAGTCGATCCCCGCCGAGGAACCCTCACTGCTCAATCGGTTTTATTACTCTCAACGAACTTAGAAAATGCAGTCGATCGCCCCTTAGAAGAATGGATTCAAACTCCCGAAGAAAGTATCGAACAAAATCGGAGCGTTCCTGAACCTTTACCTCAAGAAGGAGAGAATCAGCAACCACCCCTTCCCGACCCTTCTCAACAACCCGAACCGATAGAACCCGAATAA
- the purU gene encoding formyltetrahydrofolate deformylase: protein MTSPTATLLVSCPDRRGLVATIANFIYSHNGNIIHADHHTDFAAGLFLTRIEWQLDGFDLPREAIASTFKETIADPLDANWQLHFSDTIPRLSIWVSRQDHCLLDLLWRQKAKEFHSSIPLIISNHPDLEEIAQQFGADFYCLPVTKDNKVTQEAKQLELLKQYNIDVVVLAKYMQVLTADFVQNFPTVINIHHSFLPAFAGAKPYHQAYKRGVKIIGATAHYVTADLDAGPIIEQDVVRVSHRDEVTDLIRKGKDLERMVLARAVRLHLQNRVLVYGDRTVVFG, encoded by the coding sequence ATGACCAGTCCAACTGCAACCTTACTCGTTTCTTGTCCCGATCGCCGAGGATTAGTCGCAACGATCGCAAATTTTATTTATTCCCATAACGGCAATATTATTCATGCGGATCATCATACAGATTTTGCCGCTGGGTTATTTTTAACCCGGATCGAGTGGCAACTGGATGGGTTTGATTTACCCCGGGAGGCGATCGCCTCTACCTTCAAAGAAACCATCGCAGACCCCCTGGATGCCAATTGGCAACTGCATTTTTCCGACACCATCCCGCGTCTCTCCATTTGGGTGAGTCGGCAAGATCATTGCTTACTCGATTTGCTGTGGCGGCAGAAGGCAAAGGAATTTCATTCATCCATTCCTTTAATTATCAGCAACCATCCGGACCTTGAAGAGATTGCCCAACAGTTTGGAGCCGATTTCTATTGTCTGCCTGTTACAAAAGACAACAAAGTTACTCAGGAAGCCAAGCAACTGGAATTGCTTAAACAGTATAACATTGATGTGGTAGTTTTGGCAAAATATATGCAGGTTCTAACCGCAGATTTTGTCCAAAATTTTCCCACTGTGATTAATATTCACCATTCATTTTTACCGGCTTTTGCTGGAGCAAAACCTTATCATCAAGCCTATAAACGGGGGGTTAAAATTATTGGGGCTACTGCACATTATGTCACAGCAGACCTCGATGCAGGGCCAATTATTGAGCAAGATGTTGTCCGGGTCAGCCATCGAGATGAGGTGACGGATTTAATTAGAAAAGGCAAAGATTTAGAACGGATGGTGTTAGCTAGGGCGGTTCGTTTGCATTTACAAAATCGAGTGCTTGTCTATGGCGATCGCACCGTCGTCTTTGGCTAA
- a CDS encoding DUF2809 domain-containing protein, producing the protein MTSPFSPNHRFFQYRLALLISIAILVPFGLFTKFYRGPGQSWLNDSFGGIPYEIFWILLVVVIWPKVSAKSAAIGVLIATCILEFLQLWHPPFLQVIRATLPGRLVLGTTFIGSDFLYYFIGCFLGWLWVKALQHYTLKHKINSSIE; encoded by the coding sequence ATGACTTCTCCCTTTTCCCCCAATCATCGCTTTTTTCAATACCGCCTTGCTTTGCTCATCAGTATAGCAATTCTTGTCCCCTTCGGTTTGTTTACCAAATTTTATCGCGGTCCGGGTCAATCCTGGCTGAATGATTCATTTGGCGGGATTCCCTACGAAATTTTTTGGATTCTGCTCGTGGTTGTGATTTGGCCAAAAGTTTCCGCAAAATCGGCGGCAATAGGCGTCTTAATTGCGACTTGTATTTTAGAATTTCTCCAACTTTGGCATCCCCCGTTTTTACAAGTCATTCGCGCCACCCTGCCGGGACGATTGGTATTAGGGACAACCTTTATTGGGTCAGATTTTCTCTATTATTTTATCGGCTGTTTTTTAGGATGGTTGTGGGTGAAAGCGCTTCAGCATTATACGTTGAAACATAAAATTAATAGCAGCATAGAATAA
- a CDS encoding DUF6335 family protein, with protein MTKNKQEKLRNLAEEEGSVEDLPQGETESLGTGIANPPGANIGGRNMENKMKQYTHTSPELTGGDVDAAWSEAQNVGDEAVGGTAPTPDQNIVDQIGRAAGVEQDDRQELGVRDELSERDEERWELDPESSEEYEVRRDSVVGDRLGQL; from the coding sequence ATGACTAAAAATAAACAAGAAAAACTGAGAAATTTGGCCGAAGAAGAGGGCAGTGTAGAAGATTTGCCCCAAGGTGAGACTGAATCTTTGGGAACGGGAATAGCGAATCCCCCTGGCGCGAATATTGGCGGTCGGAACATGGAAAATAAGATGAAGCAATACACTCATACCAGTCCAGAATTAACGGGTGGGGATGTGGATGCGGCATGGTCCGAAGCTCAGAATGTTGGGGATGAAGCAGTCGGGGGAACGGCACCAACTCCGGACCAAAATATTGTAGATCAAATCGGTAGGGCAGCGGGAGTGGAACAAGACGATCGCCAAGAGTTAGGCGTTCGCGATGAGTTGTCAGAACGAGATGAGGAACGCTGGGAATTAGACCCTGAATCCTCAGAAGAGTATGAAGTCCGGCGCGATAGTGTAGTGGGCGATCGCCTCGGTCAACTGTAG
- a CDS encoding MFS transporter, protein MTQSKLTIAFPLKKPLFSEYLAENSLILPNGKRSKPAIRTSLQASTLDGVFATFFSCATGGVLLSNFLLDLGASNVEIGLLAAIPMLVNFLQPVGAYLGDRTTSRHWYTLSIFSISRLLWLFLLLGIGWFLVDPRQAHHLIVGTLAIVALTHILGALGSPSWVSWMAALVPDRLRGRYFGFRNSAANLTNLLAMPILGVMVSQWDGGTIEGYGIILCVAIAAGIISLCFQFLMADVNPQIWGSDSQSLPTPEPTPPSGAIALPSFLKDKNFRIFLLYFGGWMFAVNLSAPFFNLYLLKDLDIDVSWVTLYNSLGAGANLLMLPIWGKLADRLGNRPLLLFVGILVAITPVLWLVTGTQGILLWIGLPLLHLISGATWAAVDLCGSNIQMEIAPAKQPSSYFAIAAAVSGLAGALGTTLGGLLATQSAFGGFVGLFAFSALLRLLALLPLLFLQEPRSQSLRQILDNLASFWLKPRLNSDS, encoded by the coding sequence ATGACCCAGAGTAAACTGACGATCGCCTTTCCTCTAAAAAAGCCTCTATTTTCCGAATACCTTGCCGAGAATTCCCTAATTCTTCCTAATGGGAAACGCTCTAAACCGGCGATTCGCACCAGCTTACAAGCTTCTACCCTCGATGGTGTGTTTGCCACGTTTTTCTCCTGCGCTACCGGGGGGGTCTTGCTGAGTAATTTTTTGCTGGATCTCGGCGCAAGTAACGTGGAAATTGGGTTACTGGCAGCAATCCCGATGTTGGTGAATTTTCTGCAACCTGTGGGGGCCTATTTGGGCGATCGCACCACGAGTCGTCATTGGTACACCCTCTCGATTTTCAGCATTTCCCGCCTGCTGTGGCTGTTTTTACTTCTGGGAATTGGCTGGTTTCTCGTGGATCCCAGGCAAGCTCACCATCTGATTGTGGGAACCTTGGCGATCGTCGCCCTCACCCATATTTTAGGGGCCCTCGGGAGTCCCTCCTGGGTGAGTTGGATGGCGGCATTAGTCCCCGATCGCCTACGCGGGCGTTACTTTGGCTTTCGCAACAGTGCCGCGAATCTCACCAATTTGCTGGCGATGCCAATATTGGGGGTGATGGTGTCCCAATGGGATGGAGGGACCATTGAAGGCTATGGGATTATCTTGTGTGTGGCGATCGCCGCTGGCATCATTAGTTTATGCTTCCAGTTTTTGATGGCAGATGTTAACCCCCAAATTTGGGGCAGTGATAGCCAAAGTCTCCCCACACCTGAACCCACTCCCCCCTCCGGGGCGATCGCCCTGCCCAGTTTTTTAAAAGATAAAAATTTCCGGATATTTCTGCTGTATTTTGGCGGTTGGATGTTTGCCGTCAACCTCAGCGCCCCATTTTTCAACCTCTATTTACTCAAAGATTTAGATATCGATGTCAGTTGGGTGACCCTCTACAATAGCCTTGGTGCCGGTGCCAACTTGCTGATGCTCCCAATTTGGGGAAAATTAGCCGATCGCCTGGGAAATCGTCCCCTCTTACTCTTCGTCGGTATCCTCGTCGCGATCACCCCGGTGCTCTGGTTGGTAACGGGAACCCAGGGGATACTCTTATGGATAGGATTGCCCCTGTTACACCTAATTAGTGGCGCAACTTGGGCAGCCGTGGATCTGTGTGGCAGTAATATCCAAATGGAAATCGCCCCGGCGAAACAGCCTTCGAGTTATTTTGCGATCGCCGCTGCCGTTAGCGGTTTAGCCGGTGCCCTCGGCACCACCCTCGGCGGATTGCTCGCCACTCAATCTGCCTTTGGCGGATTCGTTGGCTTATTTGCCTTCTCTGCGCTCTTGCGACTGTTAGCCCTGCTTCCCTTGCTATTCCTCCAGGAACCGCGCAGCCAAAGCCTCCGCCAGATACTTGACAACCTTGCAAGTTTTTGGTTAAAACCCCGGTTAAATTCTGATTCATAA
- a CDS encoding extracellular solute-binding protein: MSKLYRLLCQWAIVLLLVLSLTACGSSLEEDVTTLTLSGWQSSPVEKQLLEQLLRDFEATHPHIKVRYEVITDQYSDVIKTRLIGDAAPDIFYLDTLEAPLLMHRGVLEPLDRYITPEFDLKDFQPAMLNAFKYKGKIYGLPKDFSTLALYYNTEFFQEAGLSEPPKTWGQLQEYSEALTRRRNRDRRIQRYGYGMVPELTRQAFMIRAFGGQFVDRKGFAAFAQPKALKGLAPVIEQYQQARTAGIPSDTGASNVSEMFGQGKAAMVLDGNWAIPYLQETFPRISFAIAPVPTINGKKGTMAFTVAYVMNKQSTHKEEAWELISYLTGKEGMKAWASGGLILPTRKSVLAELGYPNNPLYAPFVAGADYATLWQAGENLSLVTQNFNNQFLSALLGEQSLSEAMKKAQGTANQEIKASLY, translated from the coding sequence ATGTCAAAACTTTATCGGCTTCTGTGCCAGTGGGCGATCGTCCTGCTGCTGGTTCTCAGTCTCACCGCCTGCGGCAGTTCCCTGGAGGAAGATGTCACCACTCTCACCCTCAGTGGGTGGCAAAGTAGTCCCGTAGAAAAACAGCTTCTCGAACAGCTACTCCGAGATTTTGAAGCCACCCACCCCCATATTAAAGTCCGGTATGAAGTCATCACGGATCAGTATTCTGATGTCATCAAAACCCGATTAATTGGGGATGCGGCCCCGGATATCTTTTATTTAGATACCCTAGAAGCACCCTTACTGATGCATCGGGGCGTATTAGAACCCCTCGATCGCTATATCACCCCAGAATTTGACCTCAAAGATTTTCAACCGGCGATGCTGAATGCCTTTAAATATAAGGGCAAAATCTACGGTTTACCCAAAGATTTCTCCACCCTAGCGCTCTATTACAATACCGAATTTTTCCAGGAAGCAGGGTTAAGTGAACCGCCCAAAACTTGGGGGCAATTACAGGAGTATTCTGAAGCATTAACCCGGCGACGGAATCGCGATCGGCGCATCCAACGCTATGGCTATGGCATGGTTCCCGAATTAACCCGTCAAGCCTTTATGATTCGTGCCTTTGGCGGGCAATTTGTCGATCGCAAAGGCTTCGCGGCATTTGCTCAACCCAAAGCCTTAAAAGGACTCGCCCCCGTTATCGAACAATATCAACAAGCTCGCACCGCAGGCATCCCCTCCGATACCGGCGCAAGTAACGTCAGCGAAATGTTTGGACAGGGAAAAGCCGCAATGGTCCTTGATGGGAATTGGGCGATTCCTTACCTACAAGAAACCTTTCCTCGGATTTCTTTTGCCATTGCCCCCGTCCCGACCATTAATGGCAAAAAAGGGACAATGGCCTTTACTGTTGCCTACGTCATGAATAAACAATCTACCCACAAAGAGGAAGCCTGGGAATTGATTTCTTATCTAACGGGAAAAGAAGGCATGAAAGCTTGGGCGAGTGGGGGATTAATCTTACCCACCCGCAAATCAGTCCTGGCAGAACTGGGATATCCGAATAATCCCCTCTATGCGCCCTTTGTCGCCGGTGCCGACTATGCTACCCTCTGGCAAGCGGGAGAAAATTTGTCCCTCGTTACCCAAAATTTTAACAACCAGTTTCTCAGTGCTTTATTAGGGGAACAATCTTTATCAGAGGCGATGAAAAAAGCCCAAGGGACTGCCAACCAGGAAATTAAAGCGAGTTTGTATTAA
- a CDS encoding carbohydrate ABC transporter permease: MPASSLNSEASRSKKTRSFRFSPSLSGYLFITPALMILGVFLGLPILYAIFLSFHKVEILGEMSYRFVHLRNFTRLVDDGRVWIALKNTAEYVAIVVPIQTFIALMLALVLNAQIRGKNLFRVVFFLPTITSSAVLTLIFMWIYNADGLLNHFLEGFGLPTYNWLGDPNIALKSIMIMNIWASAPFFMVIYLAALQDIPESLYEAAKIDGANGCDRFVNITLPLLKPVTFFIIVMGIIGTFQLFDQSYIFSGGSGGPNNSTLTVVLLIYQYAFKSLEMGYAAALALLLATAIVLATLVQRYLFKEDMPQ, translated from the coding sequence ATGCCAGCCTCTTCTTTGAATTCCGAGGCTTCTCGGTCTAAAAAAACTCGGAGTTTTCGCTTTTCCCCTTCCCTATCCGGTTATCTGTTTATCACCCCGGCTTTAATGATTTTAGGGGTGTTTTTGGGGTTGCCGATTTTGTATGCGATTTTCCTCTCGTTTCACAAAGTTGAGATTTTAGGGGAAATGAGCTATCGGTTTGTCCACCTGCGGAATTTTACCCGATTGGTGGACGATGGACGGGTTTGGATTGCCTTGAAAAATACGGCAGAATATGTGGCGATCGTTGTTCCCATCCAGACGTTCATTGCCTTAATGTTAGCCTTGGTTCTGAATGCCCAAATTCGCGGAAAAAATCTGTTTCGGGTGGTGTTTTTCCTGCCAACGATTACCTCATCGGCGGTGTTAACCCTGATTTTTATGTGGATTTACAATGCCGATGGGCTACTGAATCATTTTTTAGAGGGGTTTGGTTTACCGACTTACAATTGGTTGGGAGACCCAAATATTGCCCTGAAATCAATTATGATTATGAATATTTGGGCGAGTGCTCCCTTTTTCATGGTGATTTATTTGGCAGCCCTCCAGGATATTCCCGAGTCCCTCTATGAAGCGGCCAAAATTGATGGGGCGAATGGTTGCGATCGCTTTGTGAATATTACGTTGCCTTTACTCAAACCTGTGACCTTTTTTATCATTGTCATGGGCATTATTGGCACGTTTCAACTTTTTGACCAATCCTATATTTTCTCCGGAGGGTCCGGCGGTCCCAATAATTCTACCTTGACGGTGGTGTTGTTGATTTATCAGTATGCGTTTAAGAGTTTAGAAATGGGATATGCGGCTGCCTTAGCCCTCTTATTAGCAACGGCGATCGTCTTAGCTACCCTGGTACAACGGTATCTGTTTAAAGAAGATATGCCTCAGTAA
- a CDS encoding carbohydrate ABC transporter permease — MKRISGLKALLYGFLILYAIVTFIPFAWAMSASFKPLAEIVEGGMNFIPKNFTLENYQSIFTRERLFGRWLFNSAFVAVCVTGFNIVFNSMAGYALARIPFRGNRLVFGMILAVLMIPGQITLIPTFLILKSLGWLNTYQGLIVPSMVNATFIFMMRQFFVNFPKELEEAAALDGLNRWQTFWKVVMPLAKPALAAQAIFIFMGSWNNFFMPLIVVSSQDMFTLPLGLNTFKGQYISYWNYIMAASMVFTLPALAIYAFFNRYFVQGVTFTGNKG, encoded by the coding sequence ATGAAGCGAATTTCTGGATTAAAAGCGCTGCTGTACGGATTCTTAATTCTGTATGCGATCGTCACCTTTATTCCCTTTGCCTGGGCAATGTCGGCATCCTTTAAACCCTTAGCAGAAATTGTGGAAGGAGGGATGAATTTTATTCCCAAAAATTTCACCCTGGAGAACTATCAATCCATCTTTACCCGAGAACGCCTATTCGGGCGATGGCTGTTCAATAGTGCCTTTGTAGCAGTTTGCGTTACGGGGTTTAATATTGTCTTTAATTCGATGGCAGGCTATGCCCTAGCCCGAATTCCCTTTCGAGGCAATAGGCTGGTTTTTGGGATGATTTTAGCGGTATTAATGATTCCCGGACAAATCACGTTGATTCCCACATTTCTAATTTTAAAATCCTTGGGTTGGTTGAATACTTATCAAGGGTTAATTGTCCCCAGTATGGTCAATGCGACGTTTATTTTTATGATGCGTCAGTTCTTTGTGAATTTCCCGAAGGAACTGGAGGAAGCGGCAGCATTAGATGGATTGAATCGATGGCAAACCTTTTGGAAGGTGGTAATGCCCTTAGCAAAACCGGCCCTAGCTGCTCAAGCTATTTTTATTTTTATGGGAAGCTGGAATAATTTTTTCATGCCCTTAATTGTGGTATCCAGTCAGGATATGTTTACGTTACCGTTGGGGTTAAATACGTTTAAGGGTCAATATATCAGTTATTGGAACTATATCATGGCCGCTTCAATGGTATTTACGTTACCCGCATTGGCGATTTATGCCTTTTTTAATCGTTATTTTGTGCAAGGGGTAACATTTACAGGGAATAAAGGGTGA
- a CDS encoding Fe2+-dependent dioxygenase, which produces MILCIEQVLTPEQLDEIQRILKEGEFVEGKLTAGRYAKTVKDNYQLKADTEDAKKVRGIVHNALLQNPLFKASVRPQKIRPILFSRYEPGMSYGWHTDNAIMGDGELVRSDVSLTLFLSEPDTYEGGELVIDTSLGEQSFKLPAGSMIVYPSTFLHQVTEVTQGIRFAAVTWVQSLVRDVQQREILFELDTVRKSIFEQYGKTVEFDLLCKTHANLLRQWAEI; this is translated from the coding sequence ATGATTTTATGTATTGAGCAAGTTCTCACCCCAGAACAGTTAGACGAGATTCAGCGCATTCTAAAAGAGGGTGAATTTGTTGAAGGTAAACTTACGGCGGGTAGGTATGCGAAAACTGTTAAAGATAACTATCAATTGAAAGCCGATACAGAGGACGCCAAAAAAGTCAGGGGAATTGTGCATAATGCGCTCTTGCAAAATCCCCTCTTTAAAGCCTCCGTGCGTCCCCAAAAAATTCGGCCAATTTTGTTTAGTCGTTATGAACCGGGAATGTCTTATGGTTGGCATACCGATAATGCCATTATGGGCGATGGAGAATTGGTGCGATCGGATGTCTCCCTAACCCTATTTCTCAGCGAGCCAGATACCTATGAAGGCGGTGAATTAGTCATCGATACCAGTCTTGGTGAACAATCTTTTAAACTCCCGGCAGGATCAATGATTGTTTATCCTTCTACTTTTCTCCATCAAGTTACGGAAGTAACCCAGGGGATTCGTTTCGCTGCGGTGACTTGGGTTCAAAGTCTGGTTCGCGATGTTCAACAACGGGAAATTCTCTTTGAACTTGATACGGTTAGAAAGTCAATCTTTGAGCAATATGGCAAAACCGTAGAATTCGATTTACTGTGCAAAACCCATGCCAACTTACTGCGCCAATGGGCGGAAATTTAA